In the Phaeobacter sp. A36a-5a genome, one interval contains:
- a CDS encoding pyridoxal phosphate-dependent aminotransferase: MRMTDVTKRLAGLGGAKWAVHLTAREMIAAGADIIEMTIGEPDVPPPDVLMRTASTAMVSGRTGYSDGRGEANLRQALAARYSASTGRPIGPDNVLCFPGTQTALYAVLMGVAQHGDEVLVGDPMYATYEGVIRASGADMVPVALRAEHGFRMQADDIAEKITPRSRAILLTTPHNPTGSILTVEDLDAIGRLAEAHDLWIISDEVYEQLVFEAAEFVSPLARAAFSERVIVVSSISKSHAAPGFRSGWCIASKAFCDGLLPLSETMLFGNQPFIADMTEQAVRDGSPVAAGMRRRFAIRAAKLAERLHRDTALQVHSPQAGMFAMIDVSATGMDGDAYAQDLLRRGGVAVMPGSSFGDSLRSWVRVALTIEDEAFDRALTRIVDHASQRSAEVA; this comes from the coding sequence ATGAGAATGACCGATGTGACCAAGCGGCTTGCGGGGCTTGGCGGGGCCAAATGGGCTGTGCATCTGACCGCGCGGGAGATGATCGCCGCGGGGGCCGATATCATCGAAATGACGATCGGCGAACCTGACGTGCCACCCCCGGATGTGCTGATGCGTACCGCCAGCACTGCGATGGTGTCTGGCCGGACCGGTTATTCGGACGGTCGTGGTGAAGCCAACCTGCGCCAGGCGCTCGCTGCGCGTTATAGCGCCAGCACGGGGCGGCCTATAGGGCCGGACAACGTCCTGTGTTTTCCCGGCACGCAGACCGCGCTTTATGCGGTGCTGATGGGTGTGGCCCAGCACGGGGACGAGGTTCTGGTCGGCGATCCGATGTATGCCACCTACGAAGGAGTAATCCGGGCAAGCGGTGCCGATATGGTGCCCGTAGCGCTTCGGGCCGAGCATGGTTTTCGGATGCAGGCCGATGATATCGCCGAGAAAATCACGCCGCGCAGTCGCGCTATTCTGCTGACGACACCGCATAATCCGACCGGGTCAATTCTGACTGTTGAGGACCTTGATGCGATTGGACGACTGGCCGAGGCGCATGATCTATGGATCATCTCTGATGAGGTCTACGAACAGCTGGTGTTTGAAGCGGCGGAGTTTGTCTCGCCGCTGGCGCGGGCGGCCTTCTCGGAGCGGGTGATCGTTGTCTCCTCGATTTCCAAATCCCATGCCGCACCCGGATTCCGCAGTGGCTGGTGCATTGCCAGTAAAGCCTTCTGCGACGGCTTGCTGCCGCTGTCGGAAACAATGCTGTTTGGTAACCAGCCCTTCATCGCGGATATGACCGAGCAGGCCGTGCGCGACGGATCACCGGTGGCGGCGGGGATGCGCAGGCGATTTGCCATACGTGCGGCGAAACTGGCAGAGCGGCTGCACCGCGACACGGCATTGCAGGTTCACAGCCCGCAGGCAGGTATGTTTGCGATGATTGACGTCTCGGCCACCGGTATGGATGGCGATGCCTATGCGCAGGATCTGCTCAGACGGGGTGGGGTTGCGGTGATGCCGGGATCCTCTTTTGGTGACAGTCTGCGGAGCTGGGTCCGGGTGGCGTTGACGATTGAGGATGAGGCATTTGACCGCGCGCTGACGCGGATCGTCGATCATGCCAGCCAGCGATCGGCGGAGGTGGCATGA
- a CDS encoding transporter substrate-binding domain-containing protein, which translates to MSMKSNLKRTALAATLLAASGAIAQAEPVKIGVAAEPYPPFASLDSSGQWVGWEIDIINAVCAAAELDCVITPVAWDGIIPSLTGQQIDAIMASMSITEERLKTIDFSDPYYNTPAVIVADKSMDIEPTPDSLAGKVIGIQASTIHQTYAQEYFKDSELRVYQTQDEANQDLFAGRIDATQADSIAMADFVGSDAGSCCEIKGAVANDEAILGKGVGAGVRKGDADVLAALNKGIAAILADGTHADITSKYFTTSIYSE; encoded by the coding sequence ATGTCCATGAAATCAAACCTCAAACGCACAGCTCTTGCTGCGACTCTGCTGGCGGCTAGCGGGGCAATTGCCCAGGCCGAACCGGTGAAGATCGGTGTCGCCGCAGAACCCTATCCGCCTTTTGCCTCGCTGGATTCATCCGGCCAGTGGGTGGGCTGGGAAATCGACATTATCAATGCCGTCTGCGCTGCCGCCGAACTGGACTGCGTGATCACGCCGGTTGCCTGGGATGGCATCATACCCTCCCTCACCGGCCAGCAGATCGACGCCATCATGGCCTCCATGTCGATCACCGAAGAGCGGTTGAAAACAATTGATTTCTCCGACCCCTACTACAACACCCCGGCGGTGATTGTCGCCGACAAATCCATGGACATCGAGCCGACCCCGGACTCGCTGGCGGGCAAGGTGATCGGCATTCAGGCCTCTACAATTCACCAGACCTATGCGCAGGAATACTTCAAAGATTCCGAACTGCGCGTCTACCAGACCCAGGACGAGGCCAATCAGGATCTGTTTGCCGGCCGTATCGACGCCACCCAGGCCGATAGCATCGCCATGGCCGATTTTGTCGGCTCGGACGCGGGCAGCTGCTGTGAGATCAAGGGCGCGGTGGCCAATGACGAGGCGATCCTCGGCAAAGGCGTCGGCGCGGGCGTGCGCAAAGGCGACGCCGATGTTCTGGCAGCCCTGAACAAGGGGATCGCCGCTATCCTGGCCGATGGCACCCATGCCGATATCACCTCGAAGTATTTCACGACCAGCATCTACTCCGAGTAA
- a CDS encoding 5-guanidino-2-oxopentanoate decarboxylase, giving the protein MSRPAQDAAPHTVGEALVEALATRGVRHVFGIPGVHTVELYRGLALSDLRHITPRHEQGAGFMADGYARVSGRPGVAFVITGPGLTNTLTPMAQARADSVPMLVISGVNASGSLGQGLGHLHELPDQHALAQLVALRSEHVAAPEGLARALDQVFAPVDGSALSRPGPTHLQVPLDVAGAAAVQTGQSSATDVNRAGPSAADLAAIKQRLSTAQRPVILAGGGARFCADQLRQLAQHLGAPVIQTVNARGVLFDHPLSVPASPSLASVRGLIETADLVLALGTELGPTDYDMYATGVMPQMPGLIRVDLCAEQLARHPAELAIHADVADVFSAVLADLPSVASPSGDWGLTQAGLTRAAAWEEIGEGYRAQVEVLNALRAAVPGAIIVGDSAQPIYAGNLYYDHDRPGGWFNAATGYGALGYGIPAAIGAAVAAPQTPVICIVGDGGAQFSLPEIMTAVDEALPITFIVWNNHGYQEIARSMQEVGVAVVGCDPTPPDFAAAARSFGILHRAVSADPQEVAAAIKDRAAQAGPSIIEIITPKYVPTQATKD; this is encoded by the coding sequence ATGAGCAGGCCCGCCCAAGACGCGGCACCGCACACCGTCGGCGAAGCGCTGGTTGAGGCGCTGGCAACACGGGGCGTGCGCCATGTTTTCGGCATTCCCGGTGTGCATACGGTAGAGCTTTACCGTGGGCTGGCGCTCTCGGACCTGCGCCATATCACACCGCGTCACGAGCAGGGGGCCGGGTTCATGGCCGATGGCTATGCGCGGGTTTCCGGCCGACCGGGTGTGGCCTTTGTGATCACCGGACCGGGGCTGACCAATACGCTGACGCCGATGGCGCAGGCGCGGGCGGATTCGGTGCCGATGCTGGTGATATCCGGGGTCAACGCGAGCGGCTCTCTCGGTCAGGGGCTGGGCCATCTGCACGAGCTGCCGGATCAACATGCGCTGGCGCAGCTGGTTGCGCTGAGGTCCGAGCATGTGGCGGCGCCGGAGGGTCTGGCGCGGGCGCTCGATCAGGTTTTTGCACCGGTTGACGGCAGCGCGTTGTCACGCCCGGGTCCGACCCATCTGCAGGTTCCGCTGGATGTTGCAGGGGCGGCGGCGGTCCAAACCGGCCAGTCGTCGGCAACTGATGTGAACAGGGCAGGGCCGTCCGCCGCGGATCTGGCCGCAATCAAGCAGCGCCTGTCGACAGCACAGCGCCCGGTGATCCTGGCAGGCGGAGGCGCGCGGTTCTGCGCCGATCAGTTGCGCCAGCTGGCGCAGCATCTGGGCGCGCCGGTGATCCAGACCGTTAATGCGCGTGGGGTGCTGTTTGATCATCCGCTGTCGGTGCCCGCAAGCCCCAGCCTCGCCTCGGTGCGGGGGCTGATCGAGACGGCGGATTTGGTGTTGGCGCTGGGAACCGAGCTGGGGCCGACCGATTACGATATGTATGCCACCGGAGTGATGCCACAGATGCCGGGGTTGATCCGGGTTGATCTCTGCGCTGAGCAGCTGGCCCGACACCCGGCTGAGCTGGCGATCCATGCGGATGTGGCGGACGTTTTTTCTGCGGTTCTCGCCGATCTGCCGTCAGTTGCCAGCCCCTCCGGCGACTGGGGCCTCACACAGGCGGGTCTGACCCGCGCGGCAGCCTGGGAGGAAATCGGCGAGGGTTACCGCGCGCAGGTCGAGGTGCTGAATGCGCTGCGCGCAGCAGTTCCGGGGGCAATCATCGTTGGCGATTCTGCGCAACCGATCTATGCGGGCAATCTCTACTACGATCATGACCGCCCAGGGGGCTGGTTCAATGCGGCCACCGGCTATGGTGCGCTTGGTTATGGCATTCCGGCCGCGATCGGCGCCGCCGTTGCGGCACCGCAGACGCCGGTTATCTGTATCGTCGGCGATGGTGGCGCGCAGTTTTCCCTGCCCGAGATCATGACAGCCGTGGATGAAGCCTTGCCGATCACGTTCATCGTCTGGAACAACCACGGCTATCAGGAAATTGCCCGGTCAATGCAGGAGGTGGGCGTGGCTGTGGTGGGCTGTGATCCGACACCGCCGGATTTCGCTGCGGCGGCGCGGTCCTTCGGGATCTTGCATCGGGCGGTTTCCGCCGATCCGCAAGAGGTTGCCGCGGCCATCAAAGACCGCGCCGCGCAGGCAGGCCCCAGCATCATTGAGATCATCACGCCCAAATACGTGCCGACACAGGCTACAAAGGACTGA
- a CDS encoding arginine deiminase family protein, which yields MTNPTYEFSRAITRRPASSITDGLRAEDIGTPDLDRMLAAHADYVAALKSTGAEVIELPPLEAFPDAVFVEDTALCLPKGAVLMRPGAPSRLGEVAEMAPTLRQCYSELREINGPGFIEGGDILVTDREILVGRSARTDAVGVAELAEIVSDWGHCLREVFTPEGVLHFKTDCSLMDGETILATKRLDASGCFEGYRVLHVAEGEEAAANAIRYNNLVIMAAGFPRTAEMLDREGYEVVQISNTECAKLDGGMSCLSLRF from the coding sequence ATGACAAACCCAACATATGAATTCTCCCGCGCCATCACCCGCCGTCCCGCGTCCAGTATCACCGACGGCCTGCGGGCCGAGGATATAGGCACGCCCGATCTGGACCGGATGCTGGCCGCTCATGCCGATTATGTTGCCGCACTGAAAAGCACGGGCGCCGAGGTGATCGAGCTGCCGCCGCTTGAGGCCTTTCCCGATGCGGTGTTTGTCGAGGACACCGCCCTCTGCCTGCCCAAGGGCGCGGTTCTGATGCGCCCCGGCGCGCCGTCGCGTCTGGGGGAGGTGGCCGAGATGGCACCGACCCTGCGGCAATGCTACAGCGAGCTGCGCGAAATCAACGGTCCCGGCTTTATCGAAGGCGGCGACATTCTTGTGACGGACCGCGAAATCCTTGTCGGTCGTTCAGCGCGGACCGATGCGGTCGGCGTGGCGGAACTGGCAGAGATCGTGTCTGACTGGGGCCACTGCCTGCGCGAGGTTTTCACGCCAGAGGGCGTGCTGCATTTCAAGACCGACTGTTCGCTGATGGATGGTGAGACCATCCTTGCCACCAAACGGCTGGACGCATCGGGCTGTTTTGAAGGCTACCGCGTGCTGCATGTCGCCGAGGGCGAAGAGGCTGCGGCCAATGCCATCCGCTACAACAACCTAGTGATCATGGCGGCAGGTTTCCCGCGCACCGCCGAGATGCTGGATCGCGAAGGCTATGAGGTTGTTCAGATCAGCAATACCGAGTGCGCCAAGCTGGATGGCGGCATGTCCTGCCTGTCGCTGCGCTTCTGA
- a CDS encoding ABC transporter ATP-binding protein: protein MPDPAAAGPAPHSTAPVPASEAGAANIRAAERTEAIRVSDLHKSFGSLEVLKGVSLTARQGDVVAIIGGSGSGKSTMLRCINFLETPNSGEIVIAGETIAMRPDGSPADRRQIERIRTRLAMVFQQFNLWTHRTLLENVIEVPVHVLKVPRSQAITRAHELLARVGLGDKADAFPAFLSGGQQQRAAIARALAVDPSVMLFDEPTSALDPELVGEVLTVIRDLAAEGRTMLLVTHEMKFAREVANHVVYLFEGRIEEQGPPAEVFGNPKSERLKQFLSSVG from the coding sequence ATGCCCGATCCGGCTGCCGCTGGCCCTGCCCCGCATTCAACAGCCCCAGTCCCCGCGTCGGAGGCCGGTGCCGCGAACATCCGGGCCGCGGAACGGACCGAGGCGATCCGGGTGAGCGACCTGCACAAATCCTTTGGGTCTCTGGAGGTCTTGAAGGGTGTCTCCCTGACCGCCCGACAGGGCGATGTGGTGGCAATTATCGGCGGCAGCGGGTCCGGCAAATCCACTATGCTGCGCTGTATCAATTTTCTGGAAACCCCCAATTCCGGCGAAATCGTCATCGCGGGCGAAACCATCGCCATGCGCCCCGATGGAAGCCCCGCCGACCGCCGCCAGATCGAACGTATCCGCACCCGGCTGGCGATGGTCTTTCAGCAGTTCAACCTGTGGACCCATCGCACACTGCTGGAAAACGTGATCGAAGTGCCGGTTCATGTGCTGAAAGTGCCCCGGTCGCAGGCCATCACCCGCGCCCATGAGCTGCTCGCCCGCGTCGGGCTTGGTGACAAGGCGGATGCCTTTCCCGCTTTTCTGTCCGGCGGCCAGCAGCAGCGCGCCGCCATCGCCCGCGCCCTTGCCGTGGATCCCAGCGTGATGCTGTTTGACGAGCCGACATCCGCATTGGACCCCGAATTGGTGGGCGAAGTGCTGACGGTCATCCGCGATCTGGCGGCCGAAGGGCGCACCATGCTGCTGGTCACCCATGAGATGAAGTTCGCCCGCGAGGTTGCCAACCATGTTGTCTATCTCTTTGAGGGCCGCATCGAAGAGCAGGGCCCGCCGGCCGAAGTCTTCGGCAATCCAAAGTCGGAGCGGCTCAAACAGTTCCTCAGCTCAGTCGGATGA
- a CDS encoding TetR/AcrR family transcriptional regulator, translating to MSGERRKFKRATAEERKDALIAATLELVAEKGVRGATVRDIAERANVTQGLIRHYFSSKEELMTAAYEHHMVTISDLTYAPIAGIEGDARSRLAGFVVSSLRPPVVEPTAVALWAGFLNKVQQDPDMRQIHQRTYDYFRDKLGELIAAALDEAGRPVDTARLHHLAVACNAVIDGLWMEGGALPEAFDEGELPAIGLESVSAILGLNLQHKAEEP from the coding sequence GTGTCAGGTGAACGCCGGAAGTTTAAGCGTGCGACCGCGGAGGAGCGCAAGGACGCGCTGATTGCCGCAACGCTGGAGCTGGTGGCCGAAAAAGGCGTGCGCGGTGCCACCGTGCGCGACATAGCCGAGCGGGCGAATGTGACCCAGGGGCTGATCCGACACTATTTCTCCTCCAAGGAAGAGCTGATGACCGCGGCCTATGAACACCATATGGTCACCATCAGCGATCTCACCTATGCGCCGATCGCCGGGATCGAAGGCGACGCCCGGTCGCGTTTGGCGGGGTTCGTCGTGTCCTCACTGCGCCCGCCCGTTGTCGAGCCGACCGCCGTGGCGCTTTGGGCGGGGTTTTTGAACAAGGTGCAGCAGGATCCCGACATGCGGCAGATCCACCAGCGCACCTATGATTATTTCCGCGACAAGCTGGGCGAGCTGATCGCCGCCGCACTGGACGAGGCAGGGCGGCCGGTGGATACGGCGCGGCTGCATCATCTTGCGGTGGCCTGCAACGCGGTGATCGACGGGCTATGGATGGAGGGCGGTGCCTTGCCGGAGGCCTTTGACGAGGGGGAATTGCCTGCCATCGGATTGGAATCCGTCAGCGCAATTCTGGGACTGAATTTGCAGCATAAGGCGGAAGAGCCATGA